From Rhodococcus sp. B7740:
TTCTTCTCGTCCGGCATGCGTTCTCCCTCGTTCACCGAATCCTGCGAGAACTCACGAGTTCTCGATTTCGTCAGCTGGCAGCCTATCGACCGTGTCGGGCGCTCGGCGCGAGCGCCACCGGGGGTGTTCGGACACGATTCGGTGACGTAGGGGCACAATGAGCGCCATGACTTCTTTCGGTGATCTGCTCGGACCCCAACCCACACTGTTGCCCGGCGACGACGAGGCCGAATCCGCGCTGCTGAACCACGAGGCACCCGAGACCGTCGCGGCGGCGCATCCGACGGCGTCCATCGCGTGGGCCTACCTGGCCGAGGCGGCGCTCGAGTCGGGAGCCACCATCACGGCGTACGCCTACGCTCGCACCGGCTACCACCGAGGTCTTGACCAGTTGCGTCGTAATGGATGGAAGGGATTCGGGCCGGTCCCGTACAGCCATGAGCCCAACCGAGGATTCCTCCGATGCGTTGCAGTCCTCGCCAAAGCGGCCCGCGACATCAACGAGCACGACGAGTACGCCCGCTGCCTCGACCTCCTCGAAGACTGTGACCCCAAGGCAGCAGAAGCGCTCGGCCTGGGCTGATCGGGCTCGCGCCAGCCGGGCGCGGGGTCGAACCCGGCTGAAGTCGGGCAGTGCTCGGCTGAAGTTGTCGCTGCTGCCGATCATTCAGTGCGCGTTGGCTGCGGGAGTGGCG
This genomic window contains:
- a CDS encoding DUF3151 domain-containing protein gives rise to the protein MTSFGDLLGPQPTLLPGDDEAESALLNHEAPETVAAAHPTASIAWAYLAEAALESGATITAYAYARTGYHRGLDQLRRNGWKGFGPVPYSHEPNRGFLRCVAVLAKAARDINEHDEYARCLDLLEDCDPKAAEALGLG